In Tripterygium wilfordii isolate XIE 37 chromosome 17, ASM1340144v1, whole genome shotgun sequence, the genomic window TCACAAACaaaacatttttatgcattccCTAGATTCTATCTGATATGGTGAATTTTCTATCTATCAGTTTGCTGATCATGGAATTGAGGGAAGTGTTGTGATTCTCCAAACCTGCTTGGATCACTTGCATTTTGACCCGACAGAGTTGAAAAACATGCAGCTGGAATCAGTTCTGATGTCAATTTTTACTTACATTATGGAGAAACCAAATTTCAGTACAATCTTTTGTCAGTCACTCGAGGGTATAGATATCAGTGAAGGATATCTGCAGAATTTGTCAAATTGCTTTCACTTATCTGCATCAGAAAAAGTTGGTATTGGTCTtgctttgtctgattctgaaaACCCTGATACCAGTTTGTGTGGTAGGTTATGCGCCTCAAGTGTATATtcgtttctttgtttttttattaagtCTTTCGGCTTGAGGTTAAAACATTTCCATCACCATCCAGGGAAATTTTTTTGCATGGCTCAGATAGAGGAATTGTCTGCCAAACGTGGTTTATTAAATTCttctgagcaatttcaaagcatcctgATGTTCCTCCAACGATCTGAGGGCCTCTCGAAGCATGTAGATTACTTTGTGCAGATGTTATCTTTGTTGCAGTCGGAGGATGCTAATTCATTTGTTCTCACTCCATTGCTTTCAGATGAGATGCGTGAGGCCAATTTTTCAAGGTATAgtcatgttcttttcatttgttTGTGTTGTTGGAAGGCAAAATCTACTTACTGGATTTTCTCTTCTGCCCACAGGAACCTGGAATTGTTTCACTTAAGCAAAGGAGATGATTTTGATGCTATTTTAAGTGAGATGGAGAAGGAAATGAGCATGGGAGATATACTGAAAGAACTAGGCTATGGATGCACAGTTGATGCCTCACACTGTGGAGAGATTTTGTCACTCTTTTTGCCTTTGACTGAGATTACCATTTCTAAGATACTTGGCACTGTGGCTCAAACCTATGCAGGTCTGGATGACAACCAGAATACATTTTCAACCTTCAGCATGGCCCTTGGGTATAATGTTTCATCTGAACAGCCATCTTTTAGCTCCTGGAATATTGATGTCCTTGTGAAAACCATTAAGCAACTTGTGAGTTTTACTTTTGCTTTCCTTAATGCTCTTTTATCTTAATTGTGGCAGATGTCAACTTCCAATTTTTTGTTAAGGAAATATGTCTGTTTCTTAGTATTCGTCCTGGATGCAGGCTCCTAATACCAATTGGATCCAAGTTATTGAGAATCTTGATCACGAGGGCTTTTACATGCCTAACGAGGAGGCGTTTGCATTTTTCATGTCTGTGTACAAACATGCATGTCAGGTACCTCTTTTATACTTCATGAGAAGTTACTATGTGTTTTGGTGTGTTTCCCTGAACCTGTGTACTTGAGCCTTGCAGGATCCATTCCCTCTTCATGCCATTTGTGGCGCTCTATGGAAGAATACGGATGGTCAACTATCTTTTCTTGAATATGCTGTTAAAGCACCTCCTGAGATATTTACCTTCATTCATTCTTCAAGACAGCTGGTACGGTGCTCTATGCCTCTGGTTTAAATTCTACACTATTGTAACTTCTGTTTGATTGTTATTGATTGACTATTATTGCAGGTCTATATGGATGCATTGCATAGCCATAAGCTTCAAATTGGTCAGACAAATCATGCGTGGCTGTGTATCGACCTTTGGGATGTGCTTTGTGAACTGGCTGAGAGGGGTCATGCTAGGTCCGTCCGATCAATGCTTGAAAATCCAGTGAAACACTGTCCTGAGGTCTTACTGCTTGGAATGGCTCATACCAGTGTATGCTTTCTGCTTTCATCGGTGATCGAAGGCTGCataattttttaatctatgCATAGTTTGATTTATTAATGTTTCTTCTCTGAATGCAGACTGCGTATAACCTCCTGcaaaatgaagttttttttactctttttccCATGATGGTTAAAAGTACTGTGGCGAATGGTCTGGTGCTACATCTGTGGCATATTAATCCTGATATTGTGTTGCGAGGATTTGTGGATGCTTACAGCATTGAGCCAGACACCTTGACAAGAATATTGGACATCTGTCAAGAGCTAAAGGTAAAATTTGTGGAAATagtgttttcttgtttttttttttacattttattaCAACCTGAATgcagaaaaaaaagagttatttaTCATCGTAAAGTAGAATAATGAGCCTCCAGACTTTAGATTTTCTgctgggaaaaaaagaagaaggttcTGATGTGTGGAAGCTTTGATGGGTTTAGGCTGTCATGTTTTGAAGCTTGCTGTATGCTTATGTCATCTTTTCCCACTTTCATGTTTGTAATTTATTTTGCAGATCCTGTCTTCAGCTCTAGAGATGATTCCTTCCCCTTGCAGCATTAGATTGGCAGCCCTTGCTTCACGAAAAGAGCTTGTAGACCTTGAGAAGTGGCTGAGTTATAATCTAATCACATACAAGGATTTTTTCTTTGAGGTAGCGTGTAACTGTCAACTCACCTACCATCGTAAAGAATCAATACTTGGTGCAGCTATGTTTTTGCTGAAGAatgtaattattttaatttagacaGGCTAACACTTGTACTGCTACTTTTTCAGGAGTGTCTGAAGTTTTTAAGAGAGATTCAGTTTGGTGGGGAGCAGGATTTGCCTGCCAAATCTTCTCAGCATTCTGTTACTGTTATAAATCTATATATGGAGACAAGTTCTACCTTCTCAAAGGTTTGTTCTACATTTTCTTTAATATGCCATTTCATGTGTCATTCTTTTCTATTATGTGCGAATCTGTTATCTCTCTGTATATCTAACAGGTCCTCAAGGCTCATACTGGTCTTTTGACCTCATCCGAACTTTCTGAGGAAATGGAACAGTTGCACATAACGACCATGGATTCTAATCCAAAGCTGCAAAATGGTGGTGCTGCAGATTCTTCTGTCTCTGAAGGATATGCAGATGATATTGAGGCGGAAGCAAACTCTTACTTCCATCAAATGTTTTCTTGTCAGTTAAGCATTGATGCAATGGTTCAAATGCTTGCTAGGTTTAAGGAATCTTCTGTCCAGAGGTATTGCTGAATCTTTGAAGCTATTTTTCTTGCCGCTCACATCTTAATTTTCATCTTAATTTTTCATCATTTCCCTGAATTGTTTCAAGCTTCAAAagctttaatttaatttttgttcttttataatTTACTTGTCTTGACTTCCAGTCATTGGCATTAATATACATGTTAAGTTACTGCCCATGGAAGAGTTCATTAGGGATAGCAATTTTATTGTGTAGCATTTgaccctttctttctctcttgttcTGGAAAGTGTGCATGCAGACATTCAGAAAGAGCGCATACACTCAATTTTTAGTTttgattataaatttttttatattgccTTACATAGTtacatgatatatataatataaacatgACATATACATTGGTTTTTTATTATCTAATTCCTTATTTAAATGTATGTATTATGTGATTGTACATAACTTGTTAGATATGATGCTACAATATCTAATCTTTCAATGAGATAGAATGCTATAATGGTGTCTAATATTAACAGTACATATTTTAATATAGTTTTATTAAAAGGGTATGAATAGACTTTTCTTGAGAAAGGCCCTTCCACAGTTCCACTCTATAGGCAGGCGGGTATCCACTGGTGAACATCTGAATGGCTAACAGAGAGGGAATGAAGGGGCGTCAATGAGATTCCCACCCAACCAAACATACCTCTTTGAATCCCTTTTTGAAGGGAATTTCACTCTTTTCTGAATGGAACCTCTTTTGACTTCCTCAGCTGGAAAGCCATTGCGAGGCTCAACACAAAAAACCAAAGTTACTTGTATGAAAAAATATATCTGAATATCCCTACCTTCGAAGACACTCTCAAAACACGTTTACTCTATGGTTTCTGATGCTTGGGCTTGTTGTCTCTCTGGCATGCGACCGAGTCTCTCCATCATGTCTTTCTGGCTTGTCCAATAGTTGGGTAGTTGGAGTTGATCCTTTTTGCTGAGTAATATGCCGTTTCTTGCAAATCTACCTGTCCTGCACCGGATTTGCATCATCATGGATCTCAAACGTTCTTTTTTGCCCAACCAAACATGCTCTTTAATGATCCTGTGCTTTAATCGAATCTGGCAAAATGCTTAGAAGTTGATTGGAAATATGGTGGTCTGTGTGACTGTGCGTTATTTGTTTGATGTCTAATGGATATTTGTGGATGCGACATACTGTTATTTACACTTTGCATTGGTAATGATTTAAAGTTTTTCTGTGCAAACTGACAGGGAACAATCAATTTTTGAGTGCATGATTGCGAATCTGTTTGAGGAATACCAATTCTTCCCAAAGTATCCTGAAAGGCAGCTTAAAATCGCTGCTGTTCTTTTTGGTGAGTTTTTAAGAATGTTAGATCGTTACCTTAAATTGATTATTGTAATCCAAAAATCTTTTAGTCTTGGCTTCATGTGTACTTGTTAGGTTTTAAGAAGCTTAATGTAACGGCTTGGATTTGTATGCTACGGTCAATTCTATCATTATGGGTATATTGGACTGTGTTgtcttctcatttttgtgttatTACTGCTGAGATATTGGTGCTTGGAAAAATGACCAAGTCCTTGCGTTCACACTATTGCAATTGTGTCACTGATTGAAGTCACCTTGAAATCAATAATTGTCTAATTTTGTAGCTTATCCGCATATTCAGAGCTGAGTGAATTATATGATGGTGATAGAGCAAAAAATAAGCAGTTGTATCCTTAATATTGAAACATTAGTATGCACACTTTTCCTTGAAAACTCTGAACAGTCTCAATTATATGCCACATCCCTTCAATACAGTTCTGTATGAAGGAAATGATCTCAAGGTTTAGGGCCTGTTTTTACcattgctgtttttttttttttgtagaaacCTAAAGCTGGTTAacgttttttgaaaaaaaaaagtgtctatatgtgtgtgtgtgtgtgttggttTTTTATATAGTTACACATGTGGATTGAAAAGATGGTTTGTTACAATAAAAAGGAGAAGGTGGTTTGTTAAAGTAAAAAACTAGCTATAATTCATGGGGTTTCAAATCCTCCTCTATTTGTAGACCCAATTATAGCCCCTTGTTCAAGTGTCTCTTCTTCTACTTGAGCCTTGGCAAGGCATTGATCTGCTATGATCGTGGATCTATGTAAATCTGGCTCTGGACTTAGACAATCAGATCTATGTGTTTGCGGAGGGTTGTGAAACTTTCTGTATTCTTCTTCTTAGTAGTTGCAATTGATGATGAACTCCTTATATTGTGcatgtgggggggggggggtcttCAAGCAATGGACTGTGCCTTTAGCTATTGCTTTCAAAGATTTTAGACCATCTCTTGGCATTCATGCTTTTAAGGGCCTAGTGGCTAAATGATTCGTGAGATTTTCCTTGGGAGTTTTTTGTTTGATGCGCTGGCAGGTTTAATGATTATTTTGTCAGCTAGCAACTCTGATACGTCAAAACAGAATTGTGGAGGCTGAGGGGATTTGGTGTTGTACTTCTCATCGTTCTTACTTATTTTGACATCACACCCATGATTCTCATCCTATACAGGCTACATAGAGCCTGCTTCAAAATATGAATATTATTGATGAGCTGTTAAGACTTTTTAGGCATTGGATATGAAGTGCTCCAAGGAATTTGGAATCTAAGTCATTTGGAaaccatatatattttattgcaCCTTGCATCATTCGGCCATATTTACAATCCTGTCTTGTTGAAACATATTTCAGGCTCTGTTATCAAGCACCAGCTTGTTACTCATCTCacacttggaattgctctacgtGGTGTTTTAGATGCTCTTCGTAAACCTGCAGATTCAAAAGTTTGTATCATGTCCACTGTCGTCTCTATGATCTATATGATtggcttctctctctctctctctctctcttttttcttcccctttttttaaaaaatgcaagtattctatttttttgaCCTCTGGGTATGCAGATGTTTGTATTTGGGACAAAGGCTTTGGAGCAATTTGTGGATCGTTTGATTGAGTGGCCTCAGTATTGCAACCATATCTTACAAATATCTCATCTGCGCGCTACTCATTCTGAACTTGTTGCTTTCATTGAACGTGCGCTGGCTAGGATTTCATCTGGCCATTTTGAGGTGGATGGGGGCAGCAATGCTTCTGGTGCTCATCACCAGGGATCCTCACAAGCTACTTCTGGACATGGGGAGGTAATGTTGGTGCTCTTTTGGTTTTGTGAGATTATCGTGACATTGGagattttttattcaattctATCTGCCCAAAACATTGCATAGCCAGTGGCCACTATACATTTACTGTGTTATTTTCAGTAATCATTAGTTTCTTACTAGCATGTTTGGCTGCAAGTAAACTAATGATGTAGTGCACTATAACTGAATAGTCAAAGCATTGCCTTTGATGTTTGTCATTGCTATGATATGTGTTTCATCTGTAGAGACACCTCTATGATGTAGGTATTCTGGGTTGGTTGTTTGAGGCATTTTTTTAGGCTTCATTGAAAGGTCGAACGTAGCCTGTGGTCGATTTTTATACTTCTAGATTCTATTCTTGTTGTATCATGAtttttcctcacaatttttgaTCAGATACTCGGAGagtgattttgttttcattttttttcgtTGTATATCAAAATTTTCCTAGTCACATCACAAAATGCAGTAAAGCAGCTGGAAAGTTGGTGATGCAATTTAAACAGCAATTTTGTTCTTTATCTTTTTGATGTGTGGTTATTGCAGGTAAATGGTCATAGCATTGCGCAGTCTGGGCAACACGTTTCTTCTACATTGCAGCTTCAACAGAGGCAAGAAGGTCTTATTGATGGCCATCATAAGGCTTCTGTTGCTTTATTGAATGACATGAAGCCGCCTTTATCTTCTGGAGGCCAACCTTCAGTTCCCCCACTAGTTGATGCTTCTGGTATTCAGAAGGTATGCCCTGTTAGCATTTCCTCTCTAATAACTTGTGATTTTGTTAGCAATGACATTctgattccatttttttttttttactgttctCATGGACATCGTAGACACAGAATGCCATTGGTGCTCCTGCTATGTTGTCTTCTTCCCCTGGTTTTGTCCGTCCTTCTCGAGGAGCTTCTTCTACCAGTAATTTTTCATCTCTTGCTCGTAACGCATTGCTTTCTGAACTTAGTGTCTTCCTGTGCTCTGGGTTTCTGTTTTAGTGAATTTGTATCTCTGCATACATACCTATTCATAGAATATTATTTAATGCAGAGTTTGGCTCAGCTTTAAACATCAAAACACTTGTTGCTGCCGCGGAGAGAAGAGAAACTCCCATTGAGGTATACTTTATAATTTTGTTgctcatttttttcttcttctatataAAATAGTGATGGAATTCTATCTATTACCTTTTAAGAAATTTAGGAACTAGAACTTACAAGCAGAGATTGATATCTATGATGTCCGAAAACCAATTAAGTTTTATGCTGGAAAAAAGACAATttcatttagtatttatagactTGGAGAAGTCATGATAGGTTCCTAGGGAAGTAATGTGGTGGATTTTAAATAAGAGGGTAGTACCAATTAGTTATATTACTATGATCAAGGATATGTATGAAGGAGCCGTAGTTAGTGTTAGGACTAATAGAGGAGTTACAAAGGAGTTTTTCATCACAGTAGGTTTACACCAAGACTCAGCACTAAGCCTGTTCCTATTTGTTATAGTCATGGATGAACTCACACGACATATCCAAGGTGAGGAATCTTGGTGCATGTTGTTTGCGGATGGTATAGTTCTAGTGGATGAGATCATGAGATAATATTGAGAGTTAGCTCAAAGCATGAGATATGGAGGCAAACTCTAAAAgatatactccctccgtcccattttaattgtcctctattcctttttgggatgtcccaaaatgcatgcccatttcaattaattaaaactaatttcatccattttaatcatcttacccttatttacccttaaattgaaaagctaatggagtgaattcccaggagtcattgacatcttaattgttctctataaatgagggtataaatgtcaagTTAAAGGGGagtaatgcaatttcttaaattgtgtgtaaaattgaaggggacaattaaaatgggacggagggagtaaatTAAATAggattaaaacataaaatatgataTGTAAATTTAGTAAGTGCAGACAAGGGAACGAACAAACGATTGAATTAGGTGGGACAAAAGTAACAAAAAGAAAGATTGTTAAATATCTTGGCTCGTTTTTCCAAGATGACGGAGACATTAGCGAAGATGTAGTTAATAGGACTAAAAAGAGTGGATAAAGTGGAGGAATGCATCCGGAGTTTTATGTGACTGCCAAAAGCTTATGTTATGTACTAGGTCGCCTGAGCTTGTTTAATGGTGTACGTGGTGCACTACATCAGTgaaaaagttgtttttttttgtcttcatttTGGACTTGTACCTGCATGTTTCAGTTCTTCTGTTTTTCATGCCAGCCTTGTGCCAATCTCCCGCATTTAAATAATTCTTGCATATTTTTGACTTCCTGCTTACAGGCTCCAGCGTCCGAGATTCAGGACAAGATttcatttataattaataaCATCTCAGCTGCAAATGTTGAAGCTAAAGCAAAAGAAGTTACTGAAATATTGAAAGAACAGTACTATCCTTGGTTTGCAGAATACATGGTGATGAAAAGGTATGTGGATGTCTGCATGAgccattaattttgtttatagGAGTTGCTGTGTTACTAGATCACAATTTTGTTGTACCTGCGCCTGATCTTGCTTGACTTCTTGACAGAGCAAGCATTGAGCCGAATTTTCATGACTTGTACTTGAAGTTCCTCGATAAAGTTAACTCAAAGGCTTTAAATAAAGAGATTGTTCAAGCCACTTATGAAAACTGCAAGGTACTTGAGTCTTCTGCTTCATACGTAGATTTGATTTAGTTAGTGTTATAATAGCGTTAGCTTCCTCATTTGGAAGTagtaaaagaaagagaaaaaaaataatcatatgTTGTATCCTTGCAATCTTTCAGGTTCTTCTAGGTTCGGAACTTATAAAATCAAGTTCAGAAGAGCGTTCATTACTTAAGAATTTGGGAAGCTGGCTTGGAAAATTAACCATTGGCAGAAATCAAGTTTTAAGGGCTCGCGAAATAGATCCAAAATCATTGATAATCGAGGTAACAGTCGCATATATATGATTCTTCTCGAGGCTAGCAATTTCTTGCTAGACTTGCTGGTACACTTAGCATTCTGCCATTTGATTGGGTCATTTATTTTTGTTGCAGGCGTATGAGAAGGGATTGATGATTGCGGTGATTCCATTTACTTCAAAGGTTTGGATGTACTGACTTacgatttttctttaattgtgttaattgcTTTTTTgctgtgattttgatgtaaatTACTTGATGTAGATTCTTGAGCCGTGCCAAAGTAGTCTTGCTTATCAGCCTCCAAACCCTTGGACCATGGGTATTCTTGGATTGCTAGCAGAGATCTATTCGATGCCAAACTTGAAAATGAATCTCAAGTTTGACATAGAGGTAAAGATTTAATAAGTAGTCAACTTCATGCACAACCCTATGAAGGATGATGTTTCATCATTAACTTATGTACTGACTTGCCTCTAATATGTTGGCATTTAAGGTGCTATTCAAGAATCTCAGTGTTGACTTGAAGGAGCTAACGCCAACTTCACTTCTCAAGGATCGAAGAAGAGAAGTTGAAGGGAATCCTGATTTTTCTAGTAAAGACGTTGGAATATCACAACCTCAGATTGTTGGTGAAGTCAAGTCAGGAATAATATCTCAACTAAATCATGTTGAGCTACCTCTTGAAGTTGCTAGCCCACCCAATTCTAGTGGGCATACACATATGTTATCTCAGGTTTTGTATTTTTGGTTTTATATGGTTGGATTtatgaatttcaattttttctggGAGGTTTAACATCTCTTGAAGTTTCAGTATGCTGCTCCCCTTCATCTTTCTTCCGGTACATTGATGGAGGATGAAAAGCTGGCTGCACTAGGCTTGTCAGATCAACTTCCTTCTGCTCAGGGGCTTTTCCAAGCTACTCCCGCCCAGTCGCCTTTCTCTGTTACTCAGGTTTAGTTAGCTCTCCTATTTAGAAGTGTGTTTGAATTTTGTATTTAGAAGTGTGTTTGAATTTGGTGTTTACTGCTTATCTGGTTCTGTTGGCATTCTCAGCTTCCCACACCAATACCTAACATTGGAACTCATGTTATTATCAACCAGAAGCTTAACGCATTGGGCTTGCACTTACATTTTCAGAGGTTCAAAGCTATTGCCAGTCTCTTTCTTGCTTAGTAATTTAATTGGCCAGTATGATAATTAATCACCTCAATTATTTTGTGCAGAGTGGTTCCAATTGCAATGGATAGAGCTATCAAGGAAATTGTGTCGAGTATCGTGCAACGCAGTGTTTCTATAGCAACTCAGACAACAAAAGAGCTTGTTTTGAAGGTTTGTGAAACTGGACTTATCAAAGCTTTATATTTATATACTAAGTGACTGGTCATATCCTCTTCCGACAAACATATCATGTACTATGTAATGTAAACTTGCTGCCTTATTTCTTGGTTTCACCGTTATTTTCTCATCCAACATTCTTAAGTTGGATGTATCCAGAAGTTGCATTATATCACACTGTTCTATCAAAACATTCAAAATGATTGttgtaaaaataataaaatgtactCTCGTTTGATGAACTGTAATTCTAGTTTATTTAGGTTGAGGTTTGAGACTTGAATAtgcaaattaatttttattttatcaaaaatcaaaacatttatGAACTATCTTCTCCGGATTAGGATGTGAATTGAGGGAAGATATTTCACTGATAAAGAAACCAAATGataaacagggaaaaaaaatcagtggGAAGGCACAGGTGTAGAGTGGATACTTGCTTGCATGGGCTTGCACTAGCTCTTGTGGAAAGTTTACCTTTGAATgtagaaattaaataaaatatatcagTTCTGGAAAGCATTTATGCTGGACTCCCAAAACTACACAATATGAACGAGACAGGGGACTAATGAAACAGTCGCAACTGCGATATATTTTTCTAGTTCTCCTTTATAATTCGGAAGAAATACCCTTCCAACTATTCTGCTGTTCTAGCCCTATGAACCCTTCTTGAGCTTATCCTTTTTATTTGCTAATGTTATTCTTACTCTTATTGAAATCCATATAGGATTATGCTATGGAATCAGAGGAGACGCGTATATATAATGCTGCGCACTTGATGGTTGCAAGTTTGTCTGGAAGTTTAGCCCATGTGACCT contains:
- the LOC119983087 gene encoding CCR4-NOT transcription complex subunit 1-like gives rise to the protein MPTLSSTIPFQIRFMLQSVNEANADSIYRELCQFADHGIEGSVVILQTCLDHLHFDPTELKNMQLESVLMSIFTYIMEKPNFSTIFCQSLEGIDISEGYLQNLSNCFHLSASEKVGIGLALSDSENPDTSLCGKFFCMAQIEELSAKRGLLNSSEQFQSILMFLQRSEGLSKHVDYFVQMLSLLQSEDANSFVLTPLLSDEMREANFSRNLELFHLSKGDDFDAILSEMEKEMSMGDILKELGYGCTVDASHCGEILSLFLPLTEITISKILGTVAQTYAGLDDNQNTFSTFSMALGYNVSSEQPSFSSWNIDVLVKTIKQLAPNTNWIQVIENLDHEGFYMPNEEAFAFFMSVYKHACQDPFPLHAICGALWKNTDGQLSFLEYAVKAPPEIFTFIHSSRQLVYMDALHSHKLQIGQTNHAWLCIDLWDVLCELAERGHARSVRSMLENPVKHCPEVLLLGMAHTSTAYNLLQNEVFFTLFPMMVKSTVANGLVLHLWHINPDIVLRGFVDAYSIEPDTLTRILDICQELKILSSALEMIPSPCSIRLAALASRKELVDLEKWLSYNLITYKDFFFEECLKFLREIQFGGEQDLPAKSSQHSVTVINLYMETSSTFSKVLKAHTGLLTSSELSEEMEQLHITTMDSNPKLQNGGAADSSVSEGYADDIEAEANSYFHQMFSCQLSIDAMVQMLARFKESSVQREQSIFECMIANLFEEYQFFPKYPERQLKIAAVLFGSVIKHQLVTHLTLGIALRGVLDALRKPADSKMFVFGTKALEQFVDRLIEWPQYCNHILQISHLRATHSELVAFIERALARISSGHFEVDGGSNASGAHHQGSSQATSGHGEVNGHSIAQSGQHVSSTLQLQQRQEGLIDGHHKASVALLNDMKPPLSSGGQPSVPPLVDASGIQKTQNAIGAPAMLSSSPGFVRPSRGASSTKFGSALNIKTLVAAAERRETPIEAPASEIQDKISFIINNISAANVEAKAKEVTEILKEQYYPWFAEYMVMKRASIEPNFHDLYLKFLDKVNSKALNKEIVQATYENCKVLLGSELIKSSSEERSLLKNLGSWLGKLTIGRNQVLRAREIDPKSLIIEAYEKGLMIAVIPFTSKILEPCQSSLAYQPPNPWTMGILGLLAEIYSMPNLKMNLKFDIEVLFKNLSVDLKELTPTSLLKDRRREVEGNPDFSSKDVGISQPQIVGEVKSGIISQLNHVELPLEVASPPNSSGHTHMLSQYAAPLHLSSGTLMEDEKLAALGLSDQLPSAQGLFQATPAQSPFSVTQLPTPIPNIGTHVIINQKLNALGLHLHFQRVVPIAMDRAIKEIVSSIVQRSVSIATQTTKELVLKDYAMESEETRIYNAAHLMVASLSGSLAHVTCKEPLRGSISSHLRNSLQNLGIANELLEQAVQLVTNDNLDLGCAVIEQAATDKAIQTIDGEIAQQLSLRRKHRESIGQTFFDANVYAQGSMGVLPEALRPKPGHLSLSQQRVYEDFVRLPWQNQSSQSSHAMPPGPSIPSSATGVTSSYNSSSGQLSSGFSSGPGNSGFEAVPRPLDAASEGMEPSSAALLSASSIHTGTPDGVIQQSSDNLVSASFSSAASAPELHSMEPSDDVKELGVSSQPLPSHTGSERLGSGISESSLPTRDALDKYQIVAQKLESSISNDGVEAEIQGVVAEVPEIILRCVNRDEAALAMAQKVFKALYENASNTAHVNAFLAILIALRDVCKLVVKELTSWVIYSDEERKFNKDITLGLIRSELLNLAEYNVHMAKLIDGGRNKGATEFAVSLLQTLVIEEPSLISELHSFVDALAKVAAKPGSSEPLKQLIEIARNPVANVAALSGLTAGKEDKARQSRDKKPTGYSTTMRDEHSNVESLEPDPTGFRDKVSSLFVEWYKICELHGTNEAACTHYILGLHQDGLLKGNDMIDRFFRILVELSVSHCLSYEVNSGALHAPQQGQTLSFIGIDIYAKLVFSILKYSPVDQGSSKLSLLSRILAVINRFIQKDSEEKKASFHPIPYFRLFINWLLDLSSLDPVTDGSNFQILAAFANAFHALQPLRVPAFSFAWLELVSHRSFMPKLLTGNGQKGWPHVQRLLVDLFQFLEPYLRNAELGGPVRLLYKGTLRMLLVLLHDFPEFLCDYHFTFCDVIPPSCIQMRNIILSAFPRNMRLPDPSTPNLKIDLLPEIREPPHILSEVDAALKAKQIKADVDDYLMTRQPGSFLTELKQKLLLPPSDTALAGTRYNVPLINSLVLYIGMQAIQQLQAKGPHSQSSTSVPPTKLLVDTALEVYQTLASELDTEGRYLLLNAVANQLRYPNNHTHYFSFILLYLFAETKQEVIQEQITRVLLERLIVNRPHPWGLLITFIELIKNPRYSFWNQSFIRCAPEIEKLFESVARSCGGPKPMDESMVSGWASENAH